Proteins from a single region of Methanotorris igneus Kol 5:
- a CDS encoding class II glutamine amidotransferase, producing MCELLGICFNKKVNVGLSLNSFKQRSNMHPNGWGIAFYPDEFVRVIKEPIKMNDALLAKCVRWINIKSKIFIAHIRKASAGKVSYVNTHPFVRKLGDKEIVFAHNGTLYDYWDLELDEFYPIGETDSEYAFCYLLSQIKNNKIEWGGEGFDALLDILYEINSCGPFNCLFSDGEYLFAYKDYEGRRNLYFLKRTPPYKPIKLIDEDYTVNLGDIKNPKEEGFIIATNPLTNENWQPFKNGELIVFKNGEMIYSNKRLSDLELKILKILRESPHRVSLRDIIKNLNDLPQNIEYDESVVKIGIRSLLDKEYIKQDGRDTVDWNDLEATFYTKPERRAEIDKKLKELRWS from the coding sequence ATGTGTGAATTATTGGGAATTTGTTTTAATAAGAAAGTTAATGTTGGGTTATCTCTGAATAGCTTTAAGCAGAGAAGTAATATGCACCCAAATGGTTGGGGGATTGCATTCTATCCAGATGAGTTTGTTAGAGTAATAAAAGAGCCAATTAAAATGAATGATGCTTTATTAGCCAAGTGTGTTAGATGGATCAATATAAAATCAAAGATATTCATTGCCCATATAAGGAAAGCCAGTGCTGGAAAAGTGTCTTATGTCAATACACATCCATTTGTTAGAAAATTAGGTGATAAAGAAATAGTTTTTGCCCACAATGGCACTTTATATGATTATTGGGATTTAGAACTTGATGAATTCTACCCAATCGGAGAAACAGATTCAGAATATGCATTCTGCTATTTGTTGTCCCAAATTAAAAATAATAAAATTGAATGGGGCGGGGAGGGATTTGATGCTCTATTAGATATACTTTATGAGATTAACTCTTGTGGTCCATTTAATTGCCTGTTTTCTGATGGGGAATATTTGTTTGCTTATAAAGATTATGAAGGAAGGAGAAATTTATATTTCTTAAAGAGAACGCCGCCCTATAAACCAATTAAATTAATAGATGAAGATTATACTGTAAATTTAGGGGATATAAAAAATCCAAAAGAAGAAGGATTCATAATAGCCACAAATCCACTAACTAATGAAAATTGGCAACCTTTTAAGAATGGGGAGCTTATAGTGTTTAAAAATGGGGAAATGATTTATTCCAATAAGAGATTGAGTGATTTGGAATTGAAAATATTAAAGATTCTTAGAGAAAGTCCACACAGGGTTAGTTTAAGGGATATTATTAAAAATCTTAATGATTTACCTCAAAATATTGAGTATGATGAGTCTGTTGTAAAAATTGGGATTAGAAGTTTGTTAGATAAGGAGTACATTAAGCAAGATGGTAGAGATACTGTTGATTGGAATGATTTGGAGGCAACATTTTATACTAAACCAGAGAGGAGGGCAGAGATTGATAAAAAACTTAAGGAGTTGAGATGGTCATAA
- a CDS encoding gamma-glutamylcyclotransferase family protein, with the protein MEYVFVYGTLRRGLWNNRLLKNSKFIGKGKTKEKYAMYADIIPYVVEDEKVSHIVGEVYEVDEETLERIDALEGHPYHYKRKKVPIILENGEEIEAWLYFYPEPYGTLVKSGDYKDYYEG; encoded by the coding sequence ATGGAATATGTTTTTGTTTATGGAACTTTAAGGAGGGGCTTATGGAACAATAGGTTATTAAAAAACTCCAAATTCATTGGAAAAGGAAAAACTAAAGAAAAATATGCTATGTATGCTGATATAATCCCCTATGTTGTGGAAGATGAAAAGGTATCTCATATAGTTGGGGAGGTGTATGAGGTTGATGAAGAGACCTTAGAAAGGATAGATGCTCTTGAAGGACATCCTTACCACTATAAAAGGAAGAAAGTCCCAATAATCTTAGAAAATGGGGAAGAGATAGAGGCTTGGCTATACTTTTATCCTGAACCTTATGGAACTTTAGTAAAATCTGGGGATTATAAAGACTACTATGAGGGGTAA
- a CDS encoding HFX_2341 family transcriptional regulator domain-containing protein, producing MDEVGKIRGGVHIAVQGYEVDRITEVPIKRRAEKVYLICMPEEEDSERGKEFKNMIIERFEKNKIDYEILEANIFNLDEIAKKIKYAINKERKEFEEVKFYINVSSGSTIGCIAGITCAMILNKENSKIIPYYVIPKKLLDSLSDEECKKLKEEYKYLPRSFGVKNVLLIYPFNISLPREELLIFLKFINRAGDRGLTIKELSILTREEFLDVNLNNEESIRRLIKAIEHINSNPSRIRIERYKRTIQKLLEIVGDDKEELNKIVNWRNRTKFSENKTPQSDLVWVNKNVVEKLKEFELIVDEKIGRSRYIKVSEKGKMLLNYI from the coding sequence ATGGATGAGGTAGGTAAAATCAGAGGAGGAGTTCATATAGCAGTTCAAGGATATGAAGTTGATAGAATCACTGAAGTTCCAATTAAAAGAAGGGCTGAAAAAGTTTATTTAATTTGTATGCCAGAGGAAGAAGATTCAGAAAGAGGAAAAGAATTTAAAAATATGATTATAGAAAGATTTGAGAAAAATAAAATTGATTATGAAATCCTTGAGGCTAATATATTTAATTTGGATGAAATTGCTAAGAAAATAAAATATGCAATAAATAAAGAAAGAAAGGAATTTGAAGAGGTTAAATTTTATATAAATGTCTCCTCTGGCTCTACAATTGGATGCATTGCTGGAATAACATGTGCAATGATTTTAAATAAAGAAAACTCAAAAATAATTCCATATTATGTAATTCCAAAAAAACTATTAGATAGTTTGAGTGATGAAGAATGTAAAAAGTTGAAGGAAGAATATAAATATCTCCCAAGAAGTTTTGGAGTTAAGAATGTATTATTAATTTATCCATTTAATATAAGCCTCCCAAGGGAAGAGTTGTTAATATTTTTAAAATTCATTAATAGGGCAGGAGATAGAGGATTAACTATAAAGGAGTTAAGCATCTTAACAAGGGAAGAATTTTTAGATGTAAATTTAAATAATGAAGAGAGTATAAGGAGATTAATTAAAGCCATTGAACATATAAACTCAAATCCTTCAAGAATTAGAATTGAGAGATATAAAAGAACTATTCAAAAATTATTAGAGATAGTTGGGGATGATAAAGAGGAGCTAAATAAGATTGTCAATTGGAGAAATAGAACAAAATTCTCAGAAAATAAAACTCCACAAAGTGATCTTGTCTGGGTTAATAAGAATGTTGTAGAAAAACTTAAGGAATTTGAGTTAATAGTGGATGAGAAAATAGGAAGGTCAAGATATATTAAAGTAAGTGAGAAAGGGAAAATGTTGCTAAATTATATTTAA
- a CDS encoding aconitase X: protein MYLTKEEEKILDGEYGEILRRCMNLLVSLGDIYGAERLIPITSSQISGVSYKTIKDVGLEFLEDFAKENVKVKVHSTLNPAGMDLDKWKELGIKEEFAEKQLRIIDAFKKMGVEISCTCTPYLIGNLPKFGEHISWAESSAVSFANSVLGAKTNREGGPSALASAILGKTPYYGYHLDENRKAEVMIKLDEELLNLLKSLKFGESFYGALGYLIGKMVKNGVPYFENLYKLNPSNDNLKSLGASMAASGGVALYHAKELTAECKVKEVVDDKIEKISIGIEEIKESYEKLNTTNDKPDLICIGCPHCSLMEIKEIAEFIKKHDIKLDCDFWICTSLHTKAILDRMGHTRIIEKAGGRVVKDTCMVVAPIEEIGYKKVATNSGKAGVYLPSFCKSEVIYGDIKDILKN, encoded by the coding sequence ATGTATTTGACAAAAGAAGAAGAAAAAATATTGGATGGGGAATATGGAGAAATCTTAAGGAGATGTATGAACTTATTAGTTTCTTTGGGGGACATTTATGGAGCTGAAAGATTAATTCCCATAACTTCATCCCAAATATCGGGAGTTTCATATAAAACTATTAAAGATGTTGGCTTAGAGTTTTTAGAGGATTTTGCTAAGGAGAATGTTAAAGTTAAGGTTCATTCAACATTAAATCCAGCAGGCATGGACTTGGATAAATGGAAAGAACTTGGAATTAAAGAAGAGTTTGCTGAAAAGCAGTTAAGAATAATAGATGCATTTAAAAAAATGGGAGTTGAGATTAGTTGCACTTGCACACCTTATTTAATAGGAAATCTTCCAAAATTTGGTGAGCATATAAGTTGGGCTGAGAGTTCTGCAGTCAGTTTTGCAAACTCTGTCTTAGGGGCTAAAACTAATAGAGAAGGGGGACCCAGTGCTTTAGCCTCTGCTATATTGGGAAAGACTCCTTACTATGGCTATCATTTAGATGAGAATAGGAAGGCAGAAGTTATGATAAAACTTGATGAAGAATTATTAAATTTATTAAAAAGTTTAAAATTTGGAGAGAGTTTTTATGGAGCTTTGGGCTATTTAATTGGAAAGATGGTAAAAAATGGAGTTCCATACTTTGAAAATTTATATAAATTAAATCCAAGTAATGACAATTTAAAAAGCTTAGGAGCAAGTATGGCAGCCAGTGGGGGAGTTGCCCTATATCACGCTAAAGAACTAACTGCTGAATGTAAAGTGAAAGAGGTTGTTGACGATAAAATTGAAAAGATATCCATTGGGATTGAAGAGATAAAGGAATCTTATGAAAAGTTAAATACAACCAACGATAAGCCAGATTTAATTTGCATTGGATGTCCTCACTGTAGTTTAATGGAAATTAAGGAGATAGCGGAATTTATAAAGAAACATGATATAAAATTAGATTGTGATTTCTGGATTTGCACATCTCTACATACGAAGGCGATATTGGATAGGATGGGCCATACAAGGATTATAGAAAAAGCTGGGGGGAGGGTAGTTAAAGATACATGCATGGTAGTGGCTCCAATTGAGGAAATAGGGTATAAAAAAGTTGCGACAAACTCTGGTAAAGCAGGGGTTTATTTGCCAAGTTTCTGTAAGAGTGAGGTTATTTATGGGGACATTAAAGATATTCTTAAAAATTAA
- a CDS encoding class I SAM-dependent methyltransferase: MVNNIKEEIRAYWDFRSDSYDNSPGHSGFVDIWKTVLSEIFKRKMKILDVGCGTGFLSLILAELGHEVVGIDLSEGMLNKAREKAKNLGLDIEFMVGDAENLPFEDNTFDAVVNRHLLWTLPNPDKAIMEWARVVKRGGKVVVIDGKWRKNSFNESLRTIFRYLAVAIYEKRNPFQNMGYKEEVAKMLPFNGGTDAENIVKLFKNANLDEIKVNDLSWIKETQKKNLPLLYRLAWGNTHYYLVEGFKK; the protein is encoded by the coding sequence ATGGTGAATAATATTAAAGAAGAAATTAGAGCATACTGGGACTTTAGGAGTGATTCCTATGACAATTCTCCTGGCCATTCTGGTTTTGTAGATATTTGGAAAACTGTTTTATCTGAAATTTTTAAAAGGAAAATGAAGATCCTCGATGTTGGGTGTGGGACGGGTTTTTTATCTTTAATTTTGGCTGAGTTAGGGCATGAGGTTGTTGGAATTGATTTGTCTGAAGGAATGTTAAATAAAGCGAGAGAGAAAGCAAAGAATTTGGGATTGGATATCGAGTTTATGGTAGGAGATGCAGAAAACCTGCCCTTTGAAGATAATACCTTTGATGCTGTTGTTAATAGGCACCTGTTATGGACACTTCCAAATCCAGATAAGGCAATTATGGAATGGGCAAGGGTTGTAAAAAGAGGTGGTAAAGTTGTTGTCATAGATGGAAAATGGCGTAAAAATTCCTTCAATGAGTCATTAAGGACTATTTTTAGATATTTGGCAGTAGCGATCTATGAAAAAAGAAACCCCTTCCAAAATATGGGCTATAAAGAAGAAGTGGCTAAAATGCTGCCATTCAATGGAGGAACGGATGCTGAAAATATAGTCAAACTATTTAAAAATGCAAATTTGGATGAAATAAAGGTTAATGATTTAAGTTGGATTAAAGAAACCCAGAAGAAGAATTTGCCATTGTTATATAGATTAGCATGGGGAAACACCCATTATTATCTCGTTGAGGGTTTTAAAAAATAA
- a CDS encoding ABC transporter substrate-binding protein has translation MKKLVVIFSTAILLIASCVMIAGCVGESSTSKAPVNTQAQTNTNEKSTTTTEPQYKDTFVLGYGKDPRLKGGPWGIGFFPKTHVLERLVEYDIKNDDVIPSLAESWEIKDGGKTIIFHLKKGIKFSDGTDFNAYAVKFTIDRMIARGHSLAPKGADVIDNYTVAIHFDKPGFFNLVKMAEFHLGIMSPTSVKPVGDPNGTLVKPIGTGPFKVVDYKEDQYATFEPNMYWYKARDTTPKFKKFILKVIPDENTRIMALRSGEVDAISDYVHGGAAYTPRNQLSVLEKEGFKVFKGNIPLTWVIAFNYKKAPFNDSELRKVVSLAINRDEIVKIFDRQVRPAWNGMFPPEAPGMKEAGIKYEYNPEKAKEILKKKGLLGLKVRILVNKNQEDQILVAQLIQQQLKKAGFDPVLDIVESGVYQKKRDAGDYDMRLYYIGGTDRRFYLRLYWRFYPGGKWDAYESERVCSLCKDILENPENFDKEKRKQKLIEFYKALYDEMGVVPLYHDVMTVVASPNVDVDKAHLFRFGEPVFYYVGVRK, from the coding sequence ATGAAAAAATTGGTGGTTATATTTTCTACTGCCATATTACTTATAGCAAGTTGTGTCATGATAGCAGGCTGTGTAGGTGAAAGTTCAACATCTAAAGCACCAGTAAATACTCAGGCACAAACTAACACAAATGAGAAATCCACCACCACTACTGAGCCACAATATAAAGATACTTTTGTCTTAGGATATGGAAAAGATCCAAGGCTAAAAGGAGGGCCATGGGGAATTGGTTTTTTCCCAAAGACTCATGTGCTTGAGAGATTGGTTGAATATGATATAAAAAATGATGATGTTATTCCTTCCTTAGCAGAAAGTTGGGAGATAAAAGATGGAGGAAAAACCATAATCTTCCATTTAAAGAAAGGGATAAAGTTCTCTGATGGTACTGATTTCAATGCATATGCTGTTAAATTCACAATAGATAGAATGATTGCAAGAGGGCACTCTTTAGCTCCAAAAGGAGCCGATGTTATTGATAACTATACAGTGGCTATTCACTTTGATAAACCAGGATTCTTTAACCTTGTAAAGATGGCAGAATTCCACTTGGGTATTATGTCTCCAACATCAGTTAAACCTGTTGGAGATCCAAATGGAACTTTAGTTAAGCCTATTGGAACTGGACCATTTAAAGTTGTTGATTATAAAGAGGATCAATATGCAACATTTGAGCCAAACATGTATTGGTATAAAGCAAGAGACACAACTCCTAAGTTTAAAAAGTTCATTCTGAAAGTTATACCTGATGAGAATACAAGAATTATGGCTTTGAGAAGTGGAGAAGTTGATGCTATCTCAGACTATGTGCATGGAGGGGCTGCATATACACCAAGAAACCAGTTAAGTGTATTGGAGAAAGAAGGATTTAAAGTATTTAAGGGAAATATTCCTCTAACATGGGTTATTGCATTCAACTATAAGAAAGCACCATTCAATGATTCAGAGTTAAGAAAGGTTGTTAGTTTGGCAATAAATAGAGATGAAATTGTGAAGATATTTGACAGACAAGTTAGGCCAGCGTGGAATGGAATGTTCCCACCAGAAGCTCCAGGGATGAAAGAAGCTGGAATCAAATATGAATACAATCCAGAGAAAGCTAAGGAAATATTAAAGAAAAAAGGATTATTAGGATTAAAGGTTAGAATCTTAGTTAATAAAAACCAGGAAGATCAAATACTTGTAGCTCAGTTAATACAACAGCAGTTAAAGAAAGCAGGATTTGACCCAGTATTGGATATAGTTGAGAGTGGGGTTTATCAGAAAAAGAGAGATGCCGGAGATTATGATATGAGGTTGTATTACATTGGAGGAACAGATAGAAGATTTTACTTAAGGTTATACTGGAGATTCTATCCAGGAGGAAAATGGGATGCATATGAAAGTGAGAGAGTCTGTAGTTTATGTAAAGATATATTAGAAAATCCTGAAAACTTTGACAAAGAGAAAAGAAAACAGAAATTAATAGAATTCTATAAAGCTTTATATGATGAGATGGGAGTTGTTCCATTATACCATGATGTAATGACAGTTGTAGCAAGTCCAAATGTAGATGTAGATAAAGCCCACTTGTTCAGATTTGGTGAGCCAGTATTCTACTATGTTGGGGTTAGAAAATAA
- the nikB gene encoding nickel ABC transporter permease → MIRYLSKRILHAIITILGISLISFSLLYIFPGDPVELVIRVNTGMEPTPEMIEKYKHEFGLDKPIYIQYINWLSHAIRGDFGTSWSTGEPVMKVILDRLPASMQLFFPTFILSITFAIVLGILSAIYKDRFVDNFCRIISIIGISIPHFWSGLILIWIFAVCLKILPAFGYGTLKHMILPVLTWTLSFMAIKTRFVRSTLLEVMGEDYITTARAKGLSDKDVVIKHAFRNALIPIITYFSLSISHLIIGAVVIEALFAWPGLGSLLVKSVFERDFPVVQALVFISGVLIVTVNLVVDILYAIIDPRIRYEG, encoded by the coding sequence ATGATCAGATATCTATCAAAAAGGATTTTACATGCAATAATAACTATTTTAGGAATTTCATTAATCTCTTTTTCTTTACTTTATATATTCCCTGGAGATCCTGTGGAGTTGGTAATAAGAGTAAATACTGGAATGGAGCCAACACCAGAGATGATAGAGAAATATAAACATGAATTTGGTTTGGATAAACCAATCTATATTCAATACATTAACTGGCTTTCACATGCTATCAGAGGAGATTTTGGAACCTCTTGGAGCACAGGAGAGCCAGTTATGAAAGTTATATTAGATAGATTACCAGCCTCTATGCAGTTATTCTTTCCAACATTCATTTTATCTATAACTTTTGCTATTGTTCTTGGCATCCTATCGGCAATTTATAAAGATAGATTTGTTGATAATTTTTGCAGGATAATCTCAATTATTGGGATAAGTATCCCACACTTTTGGTCAGGATTAATACTCATTTGGATCTTTGCAGTTTGTTTAAAAATACTCCCAGCATTTGGTTATGGAACTTTGAAGCATATGATTCTCCCAGTTTTAACATGGACTTTATCTTTTATGGCTATTAAAACAAGGTTTGTCAGATCTACTTTATTGGAAGTAATGGGTGAAGATTATATAACAACTGCAAGGGCTAAAGGTTTGTCAGATAAGGATGTTGTTATAAAACATGCATTTAGGAATGCATTAATTCCAATAATTACATATTTCTCTTTGAGTATTAGCCATCTTATTATAGGGGCTGTTGTTATAGAGGCATTATTTGCCTGGCCTGGTTTAGGATCATTACTTGTAAAATCTGTGTTTGAAAGAGACTTTCCCGTTGTTCAGGCTTTAGTGTTTATCAGTGGAGTTTTAATTGTAACTGTCAATTTAGTTGTTGATATCCTCTATGCCATTATTGATCCAAGGATAAGGTATGAGGGATAA
- the nikC gene encoding nickel transporter permease: MIFKNKKFFFGFLIIFSMIILGILAPVIAEDPYKTDMLKRLSPPSLEHPFGTDQLGRDIFSRVIYGARVTLLVSFAVSLLSLTIGSLIGALSGYFGGVIDDILSRITDIFLSIPEIVLNIAMVGVLSVSLNLSSSIFIVILAIVITNWVTYARITRGLVLSLKESDFVLLAKSSGANDLYILLKHILPNALLPIIVLVTLNIGNVIMTISTLGFLGLGIQPPTPEWGAMLNSGKNYIMTSPWVVVFPGLAIMLAILGFNLMGDCLRDIFEPKSRRSVYG, translated from the coding sequence ATGATCTTCAAAAACAAAAAATTCTTTTTTGGATTTTTAATTATATTTTCTATGATTATTTTAGGAATCTTAGCCCCAGTTATAGCCGAAGATCCTTACAAAACAGACATGCTTAAAAGATTGTCTCCACCATCCTTAGAGCATCCTTTTGGAACAGATCAGCTTGGAAGGGACATATTTTCAAGGGTTATTTATGGAGCAAGGGTAACTTTACTAGTTTCATTTGCTGTATCTTTACTCTCTCTAACCATAGGTAGCCTAATTGGAGCTTTAAGTGGATACTTTGGTGGAGTTATAGATGACATACTTAGCAGGATCACTGATATCTTCTTATCAATCCCTGAAATTGTGTTAAACATAGCTATGGTTGGAGTCTTGTCAGTATCTTTGAACCTAAGTTCATCAATATTTATTGTGATCTTAGCCATTGTAATTACAAATTGGGTTACATATGCAAGGATTACAAGGGGTTTAGTTTTATCCTTAAAAGAGAGCGACTTTGTTCTTTTAGCAAAATCTTCTGGGGCAAATGATCTCTATATTTTATTGAAACATATCTTGCCAAATGCTTTATTACCAATTATAGTTTTAGTTACCTTGAATATTGGAAATGTTATCATGACAATATCAACCTTAGGATTCTTAGGTCTTGGAATTCAGCCACCAACACCTGAATGGGGGGCTATGCTAAACTCAGGAAAAAATTACATAATGACTTCTCCCTGGGTTGTAGTATTTCCTGGATTGGCTATAATGCTTGCAATCCTTGGATTTAATTTGATGGGCGATTGTCTGAGAGATATATTCGAACCTAAATCAAGGAGGTCTGTTTATGGGTAA
- a CDS encoding ABC transporter ATP-binding protein, whose amino-acid sequence MGNLLVVNDLHVDFLLGDIKVKAVNGVNLEIKEGETLCLIGESGSGKSVLGLSILKLLPSNVNISGSILFNNKDLLKLPEKELRKIRGKEIAWVPQSPSTSLNPVLKVGYQVAEPMMLHLNMDKKSAWSKAVNLLNFFGIYPADKRAEEYPHQFSGGMRQRALVAMGTSTKPKLIIADEPTKGVDLIKKVNVVKLFEQIKRNNDKLSLLLITHDIPFAKKLADRVGVMYCGQVVEVSNAETFFDEPLHPYSKALINALPSRGLKPIKGSPPSMVNPPKGCKFHPRCEFATEKCRNEEPPFIEYNGNFVRCHLYDKR is encoded by the coding sequence ATGGGTAATCTTTTAGTTGTTAATGATTTGCACGTTGATTTTTTGCTTGGGGATATTAAAGTAAAAGCAGTTAATGGTGTAAATCTTGAAATAAAAGAAGGGGAAACACTATGCCTTATCGGAGAAAGTGGAAGTGGGAAATCAGTTTTAGGTCTATCGATATTGAAATTGTTACCAAGTAATGTGAATATTAGCGGTAGTATATTATTTAATAATAAAGATTTATTGAAATTGCCTGAAAAAGAATTAAGAAAAATTAGGGGAAAGGAAATAGCATGGGTTCCACAGAGTCCATCGACATCTTTAAATCCAGTATTAAAAGTGGGCTATCAAGTTGCAGAGCCTATGATGTTGCATCTTAATATGGATAAAAAAAGTGCATGGAGTAAGGCAGTTAATTTGTTGAACTTTTTTGGAATATATCCAGCAGATAAACGAGCAGAGGAATATCCACATCAGTTTAGTGGAGGAATGAGACAGAGAGCTCTGGTGGCAATGGGGACATCAACAAAACCAAAACTCATCATTGCAGATGAACCAACAAAAGGTGTGGATTTAATAAAAAAAGTAAATGTGGTTAAACTATTTGAGCAAATCAAAAGGAATAACGATAAGTTATCTTTGCTGTTAATCACTCATGATATTCCCTTTGCAAAAAAACTTGCCGATAGGGTTGGAGTTATGTACTGTGGTCAAGTGGTGGAAGTCAGCAATGCCGAAACTTTCTTTGATGAGCCTTTACATCCATACTCTAAGGCATTGATTAATGCCCTCCCTTCAAGAGGATTAAAACCTATTAAAGGTTCTCCTCCAAGCATGGTGAATCCACCAAAGGGATGCAAATTTCATCCAAGATGTGAGTTTGCAACAGAAAAATGTCGTAATGAGGAGCCACCATTTATTGAGTATAACGGCAATTTTGTGAGGTGTCACTTATATGATAAAAGGTAA
- a CDS encoding ABC transporter ATP-binding protein — MIKGKNLTKVFESGIFSKRKFIAVDNVDIEIKEGETLCLIGESGSGKSTLGKMLLNLIKPTNGEVIFNNYNITKMKQTELRKIRRYMQLIPQYPDSALNPRWTIKNSILEPLRIHKLIDKNNEQEKLEELIETVGLKKEHLDRYPHELSGGELQRAVIARAISLKPKFIVCDEPTSMLDVSVQASIINLLLNLQKKYNISYLFITHDLEIANIVGQRFAVMYGGQILEEGNKIMDKPLHPYTELLVKSTTMDIENINELLDKTETEIKKSNNNRGCKYYHLCPYHDEKCLKENPPVVEVDKNRKVRCFRYV; from the coding sequence ATGATAAAAGGTAAAAACTTAACAAAAGTTTTTGAATCTGGAATATTTTCAAAACGCAAATTTATTGCGGTGGATAATGTTGATATTGAAATAAAAGAAGGGGAAACACTATGCCTTATCGGAGAAAGTGGAAGTGGGAAATCAACACTTGGCAAAATGCTTTTAAATTTAATTAAGCCCACCAATGGCGAGGTTATATTTAACAATTACAATATTACAAAAATGAAACAAACTGAGCTCCGAAAAATCAGAAGGTATATGCAGTTAATTCCTCAGTATCCAGATAGTGCATTAAATCCCAGATGGACAATAAAAAATAGCATTCTTGAACCTTTAAGGATTCACAAACTTATCGATAAAAATAACGAGCAGGAAAAACTGGAAGAACTTATAGAGACTGTCGGATTAAAGAAGGAGCACTTAGACAGATATCCACATGAGTTAAGCGGAGGGGAATTGCAAAGGGCAGTTATAGCAAGGGCAATATCATTGAAACCAAAGTTTATCGTATGTGATGAACCAACATCGATGTTGGATGTTTCGGTTCAGGCGTCAATTATTAATTTGCTACTAAATTTACAAAAAAAGTATAATATATCATATTTGTTTATTACTCATGATTTGGAAATAGCAAATATCGTTGGACAGAGATTTGCTGTGATGTATGGCGGACAGATACTTGAAGAAGGAAATAAAATCATGGATAAACCACTTCATCCATATACTGAACTACTTGTTAAATCAACTACTATGGATATTGAAAATATCAATGAATTACTGGATAAAACTGAAACTGAAATTAAAAAATCCAATAACAATAGAGGATGCAAATATTATCATCTCTGCCCATATCATGACGAAAAATGTTTAAAAGAAAATCCGCCAGTTGTTGAAGTCGATAAAAATAGAAAGGTTAGATGTTTCAGATATGTCTAA